One Branchiostoma lanceolatum isolate klBraLanc5 chromosome 18, klBraLanc5.hap2, whole genome shotgun sequence DNA window includes the following coding sequences:
- the LOC136424129 gene encoding MYND-type zinc finger-containing chromatin reader ZMYND8-like isoform X8, translated as MADSAAAWGRTSPTPHPQESPPPQGTTPPSQGMAQPHSPGTAPQRPSAVEPQSQETPMKKAAPPQKISPPPQGAASPPQGTRTLLKETTPSRNGARMQTQGVTPPPQGTTPPPQKASPPPQGITPPPQGTTTPPQGTVTPGSQDDGTVRRSHRAAIARTKQEIRNAVAQLSKMEGQTKRSKEFPGGSHDSLKRKSPPEEGGEGKNQDRNHSKSAKKKKKRPSSPYTKPPPPINQDKDSRNDFYCWLCHREGSVLCCELCPRVYHTRCLKLPQEPDGDWVCPACEKIMSAECVDTQSKAMGMVSVEQLSKLLLHSLQRMKHSGAEPFQNPVDPEQAPNYREYIFHPMDLSTLEKNIKKNKYGCTQAFIADTKWILHNCIIFNGSNNKLTTSARMIVRICEHEMYEIEVCPDCYTSSCTKKDNWFCEPCREPHILVWAKLKGFPFWPAKVLQEVDGQLDVRFFGQHDRAWVPVENCFIMSEEIPFPVKKQKGSFDNAVAEMNIYIENLRRKFGSFEYAPYRSPYDKSRAYTHNKVSPVSNAPTGKVRKINDVARKLAKSSKPNFAAMLAVKGESGMRSESASEQSLVLEEIDYGTYASTPSSITTASPLPSVDSADPVNVTSPASYTTDVSNGKIPTAESEQSTYDNIAPPRSSPDLTTEAKLPFSAIDTSVKQPPDPQASSNASVLHELKPENPANQISARLTDSIAKLAKSHSNKEASHSNKPVSHSNKSSIVKAPSSKDTPNKYSQSLLGIKAGTDGVEEDGMSLPQETGVKRGIPSTGNSLQHVSDVLGGEGGLPDVSPPLSTVRKSSSLLQTIESCKAKLGIDEVGELPPPEEDGEEGESESESDSESDESDKDREDMEEEEEDGDQSEQREQHTESRENLDKRSSESSSSDIVEPKGLTDGKENKKKLDQAVKDVDEDRNSPELESNQVLESVNPVEGLQREEKMEVDLPKDGEKMDVDPSVDGEKADSDSGERMEVDHTYSKSADEKGEDSPDIGLRLDCDSDSDSHDLVIDLGEDSTSQKKEKASREVKQEKLSKSDTERDLSPPALSPVSAVSVTTATQAPTLQKATVTTVSSSDKGSKDPVVMESMSKEWTQRQLKRSSQEYLQKQLTQKEPPAKTSAPATSTATSVSQTFPRFVQVSTGTPQKVLLVQQSAHSQPGIVGQSPVVSSPPPVTSSVSSSSTTPTTTSTSTDNTQTDDISKYTDKVVEVVKGTFQQMWADLGRRGDNLATVKHLQLEVEKLSWRHRQEMAEMKHNMELTMAEMRQSLELEKQRLIQDLRRQCEADKSRAVEEAKKKQWCAFCGKEAIFYCCWNTSYCDYPCQQAHWPVHMNTCSQSTNNSTAQGGTDQSEATSGESPTNQVRAAVSIQQAPADSQVKGQAGSSNVTKSEWREKARESLTTVLQQQKKEQAQVSYAQVSQPGVQVSQPGVQVRYIQPAASKPKSIQTFTTVRPGSTIIVQRPTSVAQVVQPVGSVTSIPVLLEKESRKTTAQVLQPAGVLQPVTALPSNSSSSTHHS; from the exons ATGGCTGACAGTGCTGCTGCATGGGGACGTACCTCCCCAACACCACACCCTCAGGAATCACCCCCACCCCAGGGGACAACTCCACCATCCCAGGGGATGGCACAACCCCACAGCCCAGGGACTGCTCCACAGCGGCCTTCTGCAGTCGAACCCCAGTCCCAGGAAACACCTATGAAGAAAGCAGCCCCACCCCAGAAGATCTCCCCACCACCCCAGGGGGCAGCATCACCACCCCAGGGGACAAGAACATTACTCAAAGAGACAACACCATCACGTAACGGGGCCAGAATGCAGACCCAAGGGGTAACGCCACCACCCCAGGGGACAACACCCCCACCCCAGAAGGCCAGCCCACCACCCCAAGGGATAACACCCCCACCCCAAGGCACAACGACCCCTCCCCAGGGGACTGTGACACCAGGGAGCCAGGATGATGGGACAGTAAGGAGAAGCCATCGAGCTGCCATTGCACG AACTAAACAGGAGATCAGGAATGCAGTAGCCCAACTAAGCAAGATGGAGGGACAAACCAAGAGGTCAAAAG AATTCCCTGGTGGCAGCCATGACAGTTTGAAGCGGAAGAGTCCACCTGAGGAGGGCGGGGAGGGGAAGAACCAGGACAGGAACCATTCCAAGAGTgccaaaaagaaaaagaagcgaCCGTCGTCTCCATACACCAAACCGCCCCCTCCAATCAACCAGGATAAA GACTCCAGGAATGACTTCTACTGTTGGTTGTGTCATCGGGAGGGGTCGGTGTTGTGCTGTGAACTTTGCCCCCGGGTGTACCACACCCGCTGCCTCAAACTGCCGCAGGAGCCCGACGGGGACTGGGTGTGTCCCGCGTGTGAg AAAATCATGTCAGCCGAGTGTGTGGACACCCAGTCCAAGGCTATGGGAATGGTGTCAGTCGAACAACTGTCCAAACTACTGCTGCACTCGCTACAGAGGATGAAGCATTCAGGG GCCGAGCCGTTTCAGAACCCAGTAGACCCTGAGCAGGCTCCGAACTACAGAGAGTACATCTTCCATCCTATGGACCTCAGTACTTTGGAGAAG AACATCAAGAAGAACAAATATGGCTGTACGCAGGCCTTCATAGCTGACACCAAGTGGATCCTGCACAATTGCATCATCTTCAACGGTTCCAACAACAAACTCACAACCAGCGCCAGGATGATCGTCAGGATCTGTGAACATGAG aTGTATGAGATTGAAGTGTGTCCAGATTGCTACACCTCCTCCTGTACAAAGAAAGACAACTGGTTCTGTGAACCATGT AGAGAGCCCCATATCCTGGTATGGGCCAAACTCAAAGGCTTCCCCTTCTGGCCGGCAAAGGTACTGCAGGAGGTCGATGGGCAACTCGATGTGCGCTTTTTTGGGCAGCACGACAG AGCGTGGGTTCCTGTTGAGAACTGTTTCATCATGTCGGAGGAGATCCCGTTCCCCGTCAAGAAACAGAAGGGAAGCTTCGACAACGCCGTCGCGGAGATGAACATCTACATCGAGAACCTGCGTCGCAAGTTCGGCTCGTTTGAGTACGCGCCGTATCGCAGCCCTTACGACAAAAGCCGCGCGTACACTCACAACAAAGTCAGCCCCGTCAGCAACGCCCCCACGGGGAAGGTTCGGAAGATAAACGACGTCGCGCGCAAACTCGCCAAGTCATCGAAACCAAACttcgccgccatgttggctgTTAAGGGAGAGTCAGGCATGCGGAGCGAATCCGCCTCGGAGCAGAGTCTCGTGTTGGAGGAGATAGACTACGGAACGTACGCCAGCACGCCGAGTAGTATCACCACAGCATCCCCCCTACCCAGCGTAGACTCTGCTGATCCCGTCAACGTAACGAGCCCCGCGTCCTACACTACCGATGTCTCCAACGGTAAGATTCCAACCGCCGAGTCAGAACAGTCAACGTATGACAACATAGCTCCTCCCAGAAGCTCACCTGACTTAACAACAGAAGCGAAACTTCCATTTAGTGCCATAGACACTTCCGTAAAACAGCCACCTGATCCGCAAGCTTCCTCCAATGCCAGTGTTTTGCACGAACTTAAACCAGAGAATCCGGCCAATCAGATTTCTGCTAGGCTCACAGACTCAATAGCAAAACTGGCAAAGTCGCATAGCAACAAGGAAGCTTCCCATAGCAACAAACCTGTTTCGCATAGCAACAAAAGTTCCATAGTTAAAGCACCAAGTAGTAAGGACACACCAAACAAGTATAGTCAGAGTTTATTGGGAATAAAGGCTGGGACGGATGGTGTTGAAGAGGATGGCATGTCTTTGCCACAGGAGACTGGGGTGAAAAGAGGGATTCCGTCTACAGGTAACAGTTTGCAGCATGTTTCAGATGTattgggtggggaggggggcctgcCTGATGTTTCTCCTCCTCTCAGCACTGTTAGAAAGAGCAGTTCACTGCTACAGACCATCGAGTCGTGCAAGGCCAAGTTGGGAATCGATGAAGTCGGAGAGTTACCGCCACCAGAAGAGGATGGCGAAGAAGGGGAGTCCGAGAGCGAGTCCGACAGCGAAAGCGACGAATCAGACAAGGACAGGGAAGacatggaggaggaggaggaagatgggGACCAATCAGAGCAGAGAGAGCAACATACTGAGAGTAGGGAGAATTTAGATAAAAGGAGTTCTGAATCATCTTCAAGTGATATTGTTGAACCAAAGGGACTTACTGatggaaaggaaaacaaaaagaaactgGACCAAGCTGTGAAAGATGTTGATGAGGATAGAAATTCTCCTGAACTTGAGAGTAACCAAGTGCTTGAGTCAGTAAATCCAGTGGAAGGGTTACAGCGTGAGGAGAAAATGGAAGTCGATCTTCCCAAGGATGGGGAGAAGATGGATGTTGATCCAAGTGTAGATGGGGAGAAGGCTGACTCAGACAGTGGGGAGAGAATGGAAGTTGATCACACGTATAGCAAATCTGCAGATGAAAAAGGTGAAGATTCTCCCGACATCGGACTAAGGCTTGACTGTGACTCAGATTCCGACTCCCACGACCTTGTCATTGACCTTGGGGAGGACTCCACCTCTCAGAAGAAAGAGAAAGCAAGCAG GGAGGTTAAACAGGAGAAACTTTCGAAGAGTGACACAGAGAGGGATCTGTCTCCGCCCGCGCTCAGCCCCGTCAGCGCCGTCTCCGTAACCACGGCAACCCAGGCGCCCACCCTGCAGAAGGCCACGGTAACCACGGTTTCAAGCTCTGACAAGGGGTCAAAG GATCCTGTGGTAATGGAGTCTATGAGTAAGGAGTGGACGCAGCGCCAGTTAAAACGTTCGAGCCAGGAATATCTCCAGAAACAACTGACGCAGAAGGAACCTCCCGCTAAAACATCAG CGCCGGCCACAAGCACCGCCACGTCGGTTTCTCAGACGTTCCCGCGCTTCGTCCAGGTGTCAACAGGTACGCCTCAGAAGGTCCTTCTGG TACAGCAGTCTGCTCACAGCCAGCCTGGCATTGTGGGTCAGAGCCCAGTGGTGTCCTCGCCTCCTCCTGTAACCTCCTCAGTCAGCTCCTcctctactactcccaccaccaCCAGCACCAGTACAGACAACACACAAACTGATGACATCAGCAAGTACACAGACAAG GTCGTGGAGGTGGTGAAGGGCACGTTCCAGCAGATGTGGGCGGACCTTGGTCGCCGTGGCGATAACCTAGCAACCGTGAAGCACCTTCAGCTGGAGGTGGAGAAACTGAGCTGGAGACACCGACAGGAGATGGCAGAGATGAAACACAACATGG AGCTGACGATGGCTGAGATGAGGCAGAGTTTGGAGCTGGAGAAGCAGCGTCTGATCCAGGACCTGCGCCGGCAGTGTGAGGCCGACAAGAGCAGGGCTGTGGAGGAGGCCAAGAAGAAACAATGG TGTGCTTTCTGTGGGAAGGAGGCCATTTTCTACTGTTGCTGGAACACCAGTTACTGTGACTACCCCTGCCAGCAAGCTCATTGGCCAGTCCACATGAACACCTGCAGCCAGTCCACCAATAACAGCACAGCACAAGGTGgcactgaccaatcagaggccaCTAGTGGTGAGTCACCAACCAATCAGGTGCGAGCAGCTGTCAGCATCCAGCAGGCACCTGCAGATTCACAGGTCAAGGGTCAGGCTGGCTCCTCCAATG TGACAAAAAGCGAATGGAGAGAAAAGGCGAGAGAGTCCCTCACCACTGTGCTGCAGCAACAGAAGAAAGAACAGGCACAAGTCTCCTACGCACAG
- the LOC136424129 gene encoding MYND-type zinc finger-containing chromatin reader ZMYND8-like isoform X9, protein MADSAAAWGRTSPTPHPQESPPPQGTTPPSQGMAQPHSPGTAPQRPSAVEPQSQETPMKKAAPPQKISPPPQGAASPPQGTRTLLKETTPSRNGARMQTQGVTPPPQGTTPPPQKASPPPQGITPPPQGTTTPPQGTVTPGSQDDGTVRRSHRAAIARTKQEIRNAVAQLSKMEGQTKRSKEFPGGSHDSLKRKSPPEEGGEGKNQDRNHSKSAKKKKKRPSSPYTKPPPPINQDKDSRNDFYCWLCHREGSVLCCELCPRVYHTRCLKLPQEPDGDWVCPACEKIMSAECVDTQSKAMGMVSVEQLSKLLLHSLQRMKHSGAEPFQNPVDPEQAPNYREYIFHPMDLSTLEKNIKKNKYGCTQAFIADTKWILHNCIIFNGSNNKLTTSARMIVRICEHEMYEIEVCPDCYTSSCTKKDNWFCEPCREPHILVWAKLKGFPFWPAKVLQEVDGQLDVRFFGQHDRAWVPVENCFIMSEEIPFPVKKQKGSFDNAVAEMNIYIENLRRKFGSFEYAPYRSPYDKSRAYTHNKVSPVSNAPTGKVRKINDVARKLAKSSKPNFAAMLAVKGESGMRSESASEQSLVLEEIDYGTYASTPSSITTASPLPSVDSADPVNVTSPASYTTDVSNGKIPTAESEQSTYDNIAPPRSSPDLTTEAKLPFSAIDTSVKQPPDPQASSNASVLHELKPENPANQISARLTDSIAKLAKSHSNKEASHSNKPVSHSNKSSIVKAPSSKDTPNKYSQSLLGIKAGTDGVEEDGMSLPQETGVKRGIPSTGNSLQHVSDVLGGEGGLPDVSPPLSTVRKSSSLLQTIESCKAKLGIDEVGELPPPEEDGEEGESESESDSESDESDKDREDMEEEEEDGDQSEQREQHTESRENLDKRSSESSSSDIVEPKGLTDGKENKKKLDQAVKDVDEDRNSPELESNQVLESVNPVEGLQREEKMEVDLPKDGEKMDVDPSVDGEKADSDSGERMEVDHTYSKSADEKGEDSPDIGLRLDCDSDSDSHDLVIDLGEDSTSQKKEKASREVKQEKLSKSDTERDLSPPALSPVSAVSVTTATQAPTLQKATVTTVSSSDKGSKDPVVMESMSKEWTQRQLKRSSQEYLQKQLTQKEPPAKTSAPATSTATSVSQTFPRFVQVSTAVQQSAHSQPGIVGQSPVVSSPPPVTSSVSSSSTTPTTTSTSTDNTQTDDISKYTDKVVEVVKGTFQQMWADLGRRGDNLATVKHLQLEVEKLSWRHRQEMAEMKHNMELTMAEMRQSLELEKQRLIQDLRRQCEADKSRAVEEAKKKQWCAFCGKEAIFYCCWNTSYCDYPCQQAHWPVHMNTCSQSTNNSTAQGGTDQSEATSGESPTNQVRAAVSIQQAPADSQVKGQAGSSNVTKSEWREKARESLTTVLQQQKKEQAQVSYAQVSQPGVQVSQPGVQVRYIQPAASKPKSIQTFTTVRPGSTIIVQRPTSVAQVVQPVGSVTSIPVLLEKESRKTTAQVLQPAGVLQPVTALPSNSSSSTHHS, encoded by the exons ATGGCTGACAGTGCTGCTGCATGGGGACGTACCTCCCCAACACCACACCCTCAGGAATCACCCCCACCCCAGGGGACAACTCCACCATCCCAGGGGATGGCACAACCCCACAGCCCAGGGACTGCTCCACAGCGGCCTTCTGCAGTCGAACCCCAGTCCCAGGAAACACCTATGAAGAAAGCAGCCCCACCCCAGAAGATCTCCCCACCACCCCAGGGGGCAGCATCACCACCCCAGGGGACAAGAACATTACTCAAAGAGACAACACCATCACGTAACGGGGCCAGAATGCAGACCCAAGGGGTAACGCCACCACCCCAGGGGACAACACCCCCACCCCAGAAGGCCAGCCCACCACCCCAAGGGATAACACCCCCACCCCAAGGCACAACGACCCCTCCCCAGGGGACTGTGACACCAGGGAGCCAGGATGATGGGACAGTAAGGAGAAGCCATCGAGCTGCCATTGCACG AACTAAACAGGAGATCAGGAATGCAGTAGCCCAACTAAGCAAGATGGAGGGACAAACCAAGAGGTCAAAAG AATTCCCTGGTGGCAGCCATGACAGTTTGAAGCGGAAGAGTCCACCTGAGGAGGGCGGGGAGGGGAAGAACCAGGACAGGAACCATTCCAAGAGTgccaaaaagaaaaagaagcgaCCGTCGTCTCCATACACCAAACCGCCCCCTCCAATCAACCAGGATAAA GACTCCAGGAATGACTTCTACTGTTGGTTGTGTCATCGGGAGGGGTCGGTGTTGTGCTGTGAACTTTGCCCCCGGGTGTACCACACCCGCTGCCTCAAACTGCCGCAGGAGCCCGACGGGGACTGGGTGTGTCCCGCGTGTGAg AAAATCATGTCAGCCGAGTGTGTGGACACCCAGTCCAAGGCTATGGGAATGGTGTCAGTCGAACAACTGTCCAAACTACTGCTGCACTCGCTACAGAGGATGAAGCATTCAGGG GCCGAGCCGTTTCAGAACCCAGTAGACCCTGAGCAGGCTCCGAACTACAGAGAGTACATCTTCCATCCTATGGACCTCAGTACTTTGGAGAAG AACATCAAGAAGAACAAATATGGCTGTACGCAGGCCTTCATAGCTGACACCAAGTGGATCCTGCACAATTGCATCATCTTCAACGGTTCCAACAACAAACTCACAACCAGCGCCAGGATGATCGTCAGGATCTGTGAACATGAG aTGTATGAGATTGAAGTGTGTCCAGATTGCTACACCTCCTCCTGTACAAAGAAAGACAACTGGTTCTGTGAACCATGT AGAGAGCCCCATATCCTGGTATGGGCCAAACTCAAAGGCTTCCCCTTCTGGCCGGCAAAGGTACTGCAGGAGGTCGATGGGCAACTCGATGTGCGCTTTTTTGGGCAGCACGACAG AGCGTGGGTTCCTGTTGAGAACTGTTTCATCATGTCGGAGGAGATCCCGTTCCCCGTCAAGAAACAGAAGGGAAGCTTCGACAACGCCGTCGCGGAGATGAACATCTACATCGAGAACCTGCGTCGCAAGTTCGGCTCGTTTGAGTACGCGCCGTATCGCAGCCCTTACGACAAAAGCCGCGCGTACACTCACAACAAAGTCAGCCCCGTCAGCAACGCCCCCACGGGGAAGGTTCGGAAGATAAACGACGTCGCGCGCAAACTCGCCAAGTCATCGAAACCAAACttcgccgccatgttggctgTTAAGGGAGAGTCAGGCATGCGGAGCGAATCCGCCTCGGAGCAGAGTCTCGTGTTGGAGGAGATAGACTACGGAACGTACGCCAGCACGCCGAGTAGTATCACCACAGCATCCCCCCTACCCAGCGTAGACTCTGCTGATCCCGTCAACGTAACGAGCCCCGCGTCCTACACTACCGATGTCTCCAACGGTAAGATTCCAACCGCCGAGTCAGAACAGTCAACGTATGACAACATAGCTCCTCCCAGAAGCTCACCTGACTTAACAACAGAAGCGAAACTTCCATTTAGTGCCATAGACACTTCCGTAAAACAGCCACCTGATCCGCAAGCTTCCTCCAATGCCAGTGTTTTGCACGAACTTAAACCAGAGAATCCGGCCAATCAGATTTCTGCTAGGCTCACAGACTCAATAGCAAAACTGGCAAAGTCGCATAGCAACAAGGAAGCTTCCCATAGCAACAAACCTGTTTCGCATAGCAACAAAAGTTCCATAGTTAAAGCACCAAGTAGTAAGGACACACCAAACAAGTATAGTCAGAGTTTATTGGGAATAAAGGCTGGGACGGATGGTGTTGAAGAGGATGGCATGTCTTTGCCACAGGAGACTGGGGTGAAAAGAGGGATTCCGTCTACAGGTAACAGTTTGCAGCATGTTTCAGATGTattgggtggggaggggggcctgcCTGATGTTTCTCCTCCTCTCAGCACTGTTAGAAAGAGCAGTTCACTGCTACAGACCATCGAGTCGTGCAAGGCCAAGTTGGGAATCGATGAAGTCGGAGAGTTACCGCCACCAGAAGAGGATGGCGAAGAAGGGGAGTCCGAGAGCGAGTCCGACAGCGAAAGCGACGAATCAGACAAGGACAGGGAAGacatggaggaggaggaggaagatgggGACCAATCAGAGCAGAGAGAGCAACATACTGAGAGTAGGGAGAATTTAGATAAAAGGAGTTCTGAATCATCTTCAAGTGATATTGTTGAACCAAAGGGACTTACTGatggaaaggaaaacaaaaagaaactgGACCAAGCTGTGAAAGATGTTGATGAGGATAGAAATTCTCCTGAACTTGAGAGTAACCAAGTGCTTGAGTCAGTAAATCCAGTGGAAGGGTTACAGCGTGAGGAGAAAATGGAAGTCGATCTTCCCAAGGATGGGGAGAAGATGGATGTTGATCCAAGTGTAGATGGGGAGAAGGCTGACTCAGACAGTGGGGAGAGAATGGAAGTTGATCACACGTATAGCAAATCTGCAGATGAAAAAGGTGAAGATTCTCCCGACATCGGACTAAGGCTTGACTGTGACTCAGATTCCGACTCCCACGACCTTGTCATTGACCTTGGGGAGGACTCCACCTCTCAGAAGAAAGAGAAAGCAAGCAG GGAGGTTAAACAGGAGAAACTTTCGAAGAGTGACACAGAGAGGGATCTGTCTCCGCCCGCGCTCAGCCCCGTCAGCGCCGTCTCCGTAACCACGGCAACCCAGGCGCCCACCCTGCAGAAGGCCACGGTAACCACGGTTTCAAGCTCTGACAAGGGGTCAAAG GATCCTGTGGTAATGGAGTCTATGAGTAAGGAGTGGACGCAGCGCCAGTTAAAACGTTCGAGCCAGGAATATCTCCAGAAACAACTGACGCAGAAGGAACCTCCCGCTAAAACATCAG CGCCGGCCACAAGCACCGCCACGTCGGTTTCTCAGACGTTCCCGCGCTTCGTCCAGGTGTCAACAG cagTACAGCAGTCTGCTCACAGCCAGCCTGGCATTGTGGGTCAGAGCCCAGTGGTGTCCTCGCCTCCTCCTGTAACCTCCTCAGTCAGCTCCTcctctactactcccaccaccaCCAGCACCAGTACAGACAACACACAAACTGATGACATCAGCAAGTACACAGACAAG GTCGTGGAGGTGGTGAAGGGCACGTTCCAGCAGATGTGGGCGGACCTTGGTCGCCGTGGCGATAACCTAGCAACCGTGAAGCACCTTCAGCTGGAGGTGGAGAAACTGAGCTGGAGACACCGACAGGAGATGGCAGAGATGAAACACAACATGG AGCTGACGATGGCTGAGATGAGGCAGAGTTTGGAGCTGGAGAAGCAGCGTCTGATCCAGGACCTGCGCCGGCAGTGTGAGGCCGACAAGAGCAGGGCTGTGGAGGAGGCCAAGAAGAAACAATGG TGTGCTTTCTGTGGGAAGGAGGCCATTTTCTACTGTTGCTGGAACACCAGTTACTGTGACTACCCCTGCCAGCAAGCTCATTGGCCAGTCCACATGAACACCTGCAGCCAGTCCACCAATAACAGCACAGCACAAGGTGgcactgaccaatcagaggccaCTAGTGGTGAGTCACCAACCAATCAGGTGCGAGCAGCTGTCAGCATCCAGCAGGCACCTGCAGATTCACAGGTCAAGGGTCAGGCTGGCTCCTCCAATG TGACAAAAAGCGAATGGAGAGAAAAGGCGAGAGAGTCCCTCACCACTGTGCTGCAGCAACAGAAGAAAGAACAGGCACAAGTCTCCTACGCACAG